The genomic DNA TCATCTCTACCGAAAGGTACGTTACCACTAGCGAGATCAAGAGTAGGGGCTTCCTCACCTACAATGCCTCCTCTGTTACCGGAGTCCACAAGGCCTTCAAATTTGAATCCGGTCCAGAATACCTTCTCAGAATCACGCTGAAATTGTCTTTCGCCTGCGGCAAACAGCCTGATCTTATCTGTCAGAGCGCCGCTTATGGTAGCGACTAAATCAGTATAACCGTAGCTGTATGTGTCGAGAAACTGTTTGTCATCATCAAAGGTTTTGTTTTCACCGGCAAGTTTATCAGTTTCACCCTGTATGGAAAACTTCCACGAGCTTCCGCCGGTCTTAAGCGTTGTCGTCAAGATACCGGAGTTAGCGCCGCCGTACTGAGCACTGAACCCGCCTGCCTGCAGCTGAAATTCCTCAACCGATTCAGGAATAATGTTAATCGCGTTATCGCCCGTCATGATGTCGCGGGAACTTGCGCCATCAATATAATATCCAACCTCATCGTCTCTGCCGCCACGGATATAGATCTTGTTGTCCTTTATAACCACACCGGCTTGAAGCGCTACAACAGCTCTGACGCCTCTCACAGGCAGAGAGAGCAGTTCTTCCGAACCCACTATCCGAACTGCGTTGGTGGCGTTCATATTAACCAGCGGCCGTTGCGCTACCACCGTGACAGCTCCAACCTGAACTGCTACCGATGATAGTTCCGCGGAAATAGCTGTGGTGAGATCGGCTGTTATCTTTACTTCGGTCAACAGGTAGTTCTGATAACCGATATACTTAATGTCTATTTCATAGACACCGATAGGAACGTTAAGGATGACGAATTTTCCGTCCTCATCCGTTGCCGCACCCATGGAGGTTCCGCTGATTACCACGTTAGCGCCTACTAACGGGCCACCGGTTTCCTGGTCGGTTATCGTTCCTTTTAGCTTGCCGGACGTAGCGCCGAAAGCTAATGACGGAACTAACAACATAACTATTGCAAATAAGAAAAATCTATAAGACATGCTACTCCTCCTGATTTTATCTTCACGGAGATTATTTTTATTTATAATATTCATAATCAATTTATTTATCACTTAGTTGGGATAATTTAAAGCCGGTGCTGGTTCCAAAGATTATCAGCGATTGACGCTTGCCCGCAGTTACTGTTAGAGCAGCTGTTTCGCTTAATGCGCCGCCATCCGTTACAGTTACCGAGGCACCTACCGGTACTTCAGCGTAACCTGAATAGAAATTCTCTACCAATGAATCATCACTC from Candidatus Neomarinimicrobiota bacterium includes the following:
- a CDS encoding carboxypeptidase-like regulatory domain-containing protein, with the protein product MSYRFFLFAIVMLLVPSLAFGATSGKLKGTITDQETGGPLVGANVVISGTSMGAATDEDGKFVILNVPIGVYEIDIKYIGYQNYLLTEVKITADLTTAISAELSSVAVQVGAVTVVAQRPLVNMNATNAVRIVGSEELLSLPVRGVRAVVALQAGVVIKDNKIYIRGGRDDEVGYYIDGASSRDIMTGDNAINIIPESVEEFQLQAGGFSAQYGGANSGILTTTLKTGGSSWKFSIQGETDKLAGENKTFDDDKQFLDTYSYGYTDLVATISGALTDKIRLFAAGERQFQRDSEKVFWTGFKFEGLVDSGNRGGIVGEEAPTLDLASGNVPFGRDERWTANGTLLFDLSPIRLRFSANATTRTAQRRRNNSGNLPILNILNGDRIPESESSNGLYSLRLTHLLTPVSYYEVSVNYFDSRAKTVD